A genomic region of Salvelinus namaycush isolate Seneca chromosome 7, SaNama_1.0, whole genome shotgun sequence contains the following coding sequences:
- the LOC120050814 gene encoding filamin A-interacting protein 1-like, protein MRSRSNSLEDTAKAKLAQHQARSQRRATEREEPQGRGTGRARHREPPDDTGTNTGTVQRKEKEGSGSSGSGSASSNSRREKPAGGKTRDLSRDDLLFLLSMLEGELQARDEVITVLKAEKIDLALLEAQYGFVTPQKVLQALQRDTVQSKAETFQEDIYERPMAELDKLVEKQRETHRRMLEQLLLTEQSHKRALYKLDDEKRNHGDFMRKSDEFTNLLEQERERDRLEQN, encoded by the exons ATGCGTTCCCGTAGCAACAGCCTAGAGGACACAGCAAAGGCCAAGCTGGCTCAGCACCAGGCACGATCGCAGCGGCGGGCTACAGAACGTGAGGAGCCCCAGGGCAGGGGTACAGGACGGGCCAGGCACAGGGAGCCCCCCGAtgacacaggcacaaacacaggCACTGTCCAGAGGAAGGAAAAGGAGGGCAGCGGCAGCAGTGGGAGTGGCAGTGCCAGCAGTAACAGTCGGAGGGAGAAGCCAGCAGGTGGGAAGACCAGGGACCTCTCCCGAGACGACCTTCTGTTCCTGCTCTCCATGCTAGAAGGAGAACTGCAG GCCAGAGACGAGGTGATCACGGTGTTGAAGGCTGAGAAGATTGACTTGGCCCTCTTGGAGGCCCAGTATGGGTTCGTCACCCCACAGAAGGTCCTTCAGGCCCTGCAGAGAGACACCGTCCAGAGCAAGGCTGAGACCTTCCAGGAGGACATCTACGAGAGGCCCATGGCTGAG CTGGACAAGCTGGTGGAGAAGCAGAGGGAGACCCACCGTCGCATGCTGGAGCAGCTGCTGCTGACTGAGCAGTCCCACAAGCGCGCCCTGTACAAGCTGGATGACGAGAAGAGGAACCATGGAGACTTCATGAGGAAGAGTGACGAGTTCACCAACCTGCTGGAGCAGGAACGAGAAAG AGACCGGCTGGAGCAGAACTAG
- the LOC120051382 gene encoding filamin A-interacting protein 1-like, protein MVVDEQQRLTEQLTQQTAKVQELTASASHTQEELSSASAKVQEGEEKVFRLETELGDQASRFHQEQETMTAKLTSEDAQNRQLKQKLSTLSRQLDELEETNKTLRRAEDELQELRDKISRGECGNSSLMDEVEELRKRVLEMEGKDEELVRMEDQCRDLNKKLEKEASQSRSLKADVDKLNHRIMELEKLEDAFGKSKQECNALKCNLDKERTVSKVLSREMDILKARVKELEVVEGQLEKTELTLKEDLTKLKTLTVMLVDERKTMAEKLKAMEDKVHNSTGKLQAEQDKVTTVTEKLIEESKKALRSNAELEEKMCGATKDRDELKAKLQAEEEKSNDLQSKVTMMKKRLQSLEAAEREFLRNKAKEENIKAPIANRSQQEDYKVKDLTQEVERLRRKLKDMKVVEDDLLKTEDEFESMEKRYSREQERATALMEELEISRNELLKYQLAEKQESNQEHILYKRLKEEEAKSSHLTREVAALKEKIHEYMGTEENICRMKNDHSTLQRKLTLQEVKNKELAREMETLNRELERYRRFSKSLRPGMNGRRFSDLQVCTKEVQTDPADHLRPNYKSIAPLERAVVNGKLYEESDSEDDPNYNNELPLAQCNPSLFNNVNNLNNNIRRVPFLKTKESHNPVNGKVQVPRQNGNHVQQGDVFLTHSPGQPLHIKVTPDHGHNMAMLEITSPTAENTQSYTSTAVIPTSGGPPKQRITIIQNASISPTTRNKGQRSPSSDGSPCTPDRAISPFTMATYSRAMTPDSSGSVTPDRAMSPIQIVSVTTGTPDRSLSTEPVEVMGGHAVFRVTPERQSSWQVQRSNSSGPNVITTEDNKIHIHLGSPFIQSLNTTPQPVSPCYSPGQEQRTPVLSNGTPVKGNSKITSSITIKPTSTPNKRPSQITVSNAYD, encoded by the coding sequence ATGGTCGTGGACGAGCAGCAGCGCCTCACAGAGCAATTGACCCAACAGACTGCTAAGGTCCAAGAACTGACCGCGAGCGCCTCCCACACCCAGGAAGAGCTGAGCTCTGCTAGTGCAAAGGTgcaagagggggaggagaaagttTTTCGCTTGGAGACAGAGCTAGGCGACCAAGCCAGTCGCTTTCACCAGGAACAGGAGACCATGACAGCCAAACTGACCAGCGAGGATGCCCAGAACCGGCAGCTCAAGCAGAAACTATCCACACTCAGCCGGCAGCTGGATGAACTGGAGGAGACCAACAAGACCCTCCGGAGGGCCGAGGACGAGCTCCAGGAGCTGAGGGACAAGATCAGCCGCGGGGAATGTGGCAACTCCAGCCTCATGGATGAGGTGGAGGAGTTACGGAAAAGGGTTCTGGAGATGGAGGGGAAGGACGAGGAGTTGGTCCGAATGGAGGACCAGTGCAGGGACCTCAACAAGAAGCTGGAGAAGGAAGCCAGCCAAAGCCGTAGCCTGAAGGCTGATGTGGACAAGCTGAACCACAGGATCATGGAGCTGGAGAAACTAGAGGATGCGTTCGGCAAGAGCAAACAGGAGTGCAACGCGCTAAAGTGCAATCTGGACAAAGAGAGGACAGTGTCAAAGGTTCTGTCCAGAGAGATGGACATCCTGAAAGCGAGGGTCAAAGAACTGGAGGTCGTGGAGGGTCAGCTGGAGAAGACAGAGCTTACACTAAAGGAAGACCTCACCAAGCTGAAGACGCTGACGGTCATGCTGGTGGATGAAAGGAAGACCATGGCTGAGAAACTGAAAGCGATGGAGGACAAGGTCCATAACAGCACTGGCAAACTGCAAGCTGAGCAGGACAAAGTCACAACAGTAACAGAGAAGCTTATCGAGGAGAGCAAGAAAGCCCTAAGGTCGAATGCTGAGCTTGAGGAGAAAATGTGTGGCGCCACCAAGGACAGGGATGAACTCAAGGCCAAGCTCCAAGCCGAGGAGGAAAAGAGCAATGACCTGCAGTCCAAAGTTACCATGATGAAGAAGAGGTTGCAGTCACTGGAAGCTGCAGAGAGGGAATTCCTGAGGAACAAAGCCAAAGAGGAAAACATCAAGGCGCCCATCGCCAACCGCTCCCAACAAGAGGACTACAAAGTCAAAGACCTTACACAGGAAGTTGAGCGCCTGAGGCGAAAACTTAAAGATATGAAGGTTGTCGAAGACGACTTGTTGAAGACTGAGGATGAGTTTGAGTCAATGGAGAAGAGATACTCCAGGGAACAAGAGCGAGCAACGGCCTTGATGGAGGAGTTGGAAATATCCAGGAACGAGCTCTTAAAGTACCAACTGGCAGAGAAGCAAGAGTCTAACCAGGAGCACATCCTCTACAAGCGTCTGAAAGAGGAAGAGGCCAAGTCCAGTCATCTGACCCGAGAGGTGGCAGCCCTAAAAGAGAAGATCCATGAATATATGGGCACAGAGGAAAACATCTGTCGCATGAAAAACGACCACTCCACCTTGCAAAGAAAACTGACTCTGCAAGAGGTGAAAAATAAAGAACTGGCCAGAGAGATGGAGACCCTCAATCGGGAGCTGGAGCGATACCGTCGCTTCAGCAAAAGTCTCCGCCCAGGCATGAACGGCAGACGTTTCTCAGACTTACAGGTGTGCACCAAGGAGGTACAGACAGATCCAGCAGACCACCTTCGACCCAACTACAAGAGCATCGCCCCACTGGAGCGGGCCGTGGTGAACGGAAAACTGTACGAAGAGAGTGACTCTGAGGACGATCCAAACTACAACAATGAGCTGCCCCTCGCCCAATGTAACCCCTCCCTCTTCAACAATGTCAACaacctcaacaacaacatcagGAGAGTCCCCTTTCTCAAAACCAAAGAAAGCCACAACCCAGTCAATGGGAAAGTGCAGGTTCCCAGACAGAATGGGAACCATGTGCAGCAAGGAGACGTGTTTCTGACACACAGCCCCGGGCAACCACTGCACATCAAGGTAACCCCAGACCACGGGCATAACATGGCCATGCTAGAAATCACCAGCCCCACCGCAGAAAACACCCAGTCATACACAAGCACTGCAGTCATCCCCACAAGCGGAGGTCCACCCAAACAAAGAATCACCATAATTCAGAACGCATCCATCTCCCCGACTACCAGAAACAAAGGTCAAAGGTCCCCCTCGTCAGATGGTTCCCCCTGCACTCCTGATCGAGCCATATCTCCCTTCACCATGGCCACCTACTCTAGAGCGATGACCCCAGACTCCTCTGGGTCGGTCACTCCAGACAGGGCTATGTCACCCATCCAGATCGTGTCGGTCACAACAGGCACTCCTGACCGGTCCCTGTCCACGGAGCCAGTAGAGGTCATGGGAGGTCATGCAGTCTTCAGGGTGACACCAGAGAGGCAGAGCAGCTGGCAGGTTCAGAGGTCCAACAGCTCCGGCCCCAACGTCAtcaccacagaggacaacaaaATCCACATTCACTTAGGGAGCCCCTTTATTCAGAGCTTAAACACTACACCCCAGCCTGTGAGCCCATGCTACTCACCTGGGCAGGAGCAGAGAACTCCTGTGTTATCCAATGGTACCCCTGTCAAAGGCAACAGCAAAATCACAAGTAGCATCACTATAAAGCCAACATCCACCCCAAACAAAAGGCCTTCACAAATTACAGTAAGTAATGCCTATGATTGA